A genomic window from Onychostoma macrolepis isolate SWU-2019 chromosome 22, ASM1243209v1, whole genome shotgun sequence includes:
- the ncl gene encoding nucleolin produces the protein MVKLAKAAKKQAQPKKKAPPPPKDVEESSEEVESEEEEEAAPPAKAVAKKATPARAVKNGKAAAKQESDDEESEEEAPPPPKKATPAKAAAPAKAASAKKAAPVEESEDDDDDDDDEEEDDEESEEEPPPPPKKATPAKAAKKAAPAAKAAAAKQVDEDEDEDEEDDEEEMDTAPAPKKAGMVKAKEESEEEDDDEDDDDEDDEDDEDDDDETPVTATKRKAETKKEKGTPPAKKAKTDGEGFSLFLGNLNSNKDFDEIKSAITKFFSKEGLEIQDVRLGGTKKFGYVDFASEEELQKALELNGKKLMGQPLKIDKARSKENSQENKKERDSRTLFVKNLPYSVTQEELKEIFDQAVDIRIPMGNSGSSRGIAYLEFKSEAIAEKAMEEAQGTDVQGRSIIIDFTGEKSQKGSRAVAPANKVLVVNNLSFTANEDSLQSVFEKAVSIRIPQNNGRPKGYAFLEFENVEDAKDALENCNNTEIEGRNIRLEFSQNDRDRSSGGGRGSSGPTKTLFVKGLSEDTTDQSLKEAFDGAVNARIVTDRDTGSSKGFGFVDFDSEEDCKAAKDAMDDGEIDGNRVTLDYAKPKGEGGRGGGRGGFGGGFGGGFGGRGGGRGGFGGRGGGRGGGFRGGRGGRGGGGGFRGGRGGGRGGYGDKPQGKKIKFDE, from the exons ATGGTCAAGCTTGCTAAG GCAGCTAAAAAACAAGCGCAGCCGAAGAAAAAGGCACCTCCACCTCCCAAAGATGTGGAAGAATCCAGTGAGGAGGTGGAGAGCGAGGAAGAGGAAGAAGCG GCACCACCAGCTAAAGCTGTAGCAAAGAAAGCGACTCCAGCGAGGGCAGTGAAAAATGGAAAAGCTGCTGCCAAACAGGAGAGTGACGATGAAGAATCTG AAGAGGAAGCTCCTCCTCCCCCAAAGAAGGCCACACCTGCTAAAGCAGCTGCACCTGCCAAGGCAGCTTCTGCCAAGAAAGCAGCACCAGTGGAGGAGtctgaagatgatgatgatgatgatgatgatgaggaggaggatG ATGAAGAATCAGAAGAAGAGCCACCTCCACCTCCCAAGAAGGCAACTCCTGCCAAAGCTGCTAAGAAAGCAGCTCCTGCAGCCAAAGCAGCTGCAGCAAAGCAGGTGGATGAGGACGAGGATGAGGACGAGGAAGATGATG AAGAGGAAATGGACACTGCTCCAGCGCCCAAAAAGGCAGGAATGGTGAAGGCAAAGGAGGAATCtgaggaggaggatgatgatgaggatgatgatgatgaagatgatgaggatgatgaagatgatgatgatg AAACCCCGGTCACTGCAACAAAAAGGAAAGCTGAGACCAAAAAAGAGAAGGGAACGCCACCGGCTAAGAAAGCTAAAACTGATGGTGAAG GTTTCAGTCTCTTCTTGGGCAACTTAAACAGCAATAAAGACTTTGATGAAATTAAGTCCGCAATCACAAAGTTCTTCTCAAAGGAAGGTCTTGAAATTCAGGACGTCCGACTTGGCGGGACCAA GAAATTTGGCTACGTTGACTTCGCATCAGAGGAAGAGTTGCAGAAGGCTCTGGAGCTCAATGGCAAGAAGCTGATGGGTCAACCGCTGAAAATCGACAAAGCCAGAAGCAAAGAAAACTCacaggaaaacaaaaaag AGAGAGATTCACGTACTTTGTTTGTAAAGAACCTGCCGTACTCCGTAACGCAGGAGGAACTGAAGGAAATCTTTGACCAGGCTGTTGATATCAGGATACCAATGGGCAACAGTGGTTCTAGCAGAGG AATCGCCTACCTCGAGTTCAAGTCCGAGGCAATCGCAGAGAAGGCAATGGAGGAGGCGCAAGGGACAGATGTTCAGGGCCGTTCTATCATCATTGACTTCACAGGAGAAAAGAGTCAGAAGGGCAGCAGAG CTGTTGCTCCTGCAAACAAAGTACTGGTTGTGAACAACCTTTCATTCACTGCAAATGAAGACTCCCTCCAGAGTGTGTTTGAGAAGGCCGTGTCCATCAGAATACCTCAGAACAATGGCAGACCAAAGGG ATATGCGTTTTTAGAGTTTGAGAATGTGGAGGATGCCAAGGATGCGCTGGAGAACTGCAACAACACAGAAATCGAGGGCAGAAATATCAGATTGGAGTTCAGTCAGAACGACAGAGACCGAAGCAGTGGAGGCGGAAGAGGAAGCTCTG GACCTACAAAAACCCTGTTTGTCAAAGGTCTGTCAGAAGACACCACAGATCAGTCTCTGAAAGAGGCTTTTGATGGAGCCGTCAATGCCAGAATCGTGACCGACAGAGACACCGGATCATCTAAAGG GTTTGGTTTCGTAGACTTCGATAGCGAAGAAGACTGCAAGGCGGCCAAAGACGCCATGGATGACGGAGAGATCGATGGAAACAGAGTCACTCTGGACTACGCCAAGCCCAAGGGCGAGGGCGGCCGCGGGGGCGGCAGAGGTGGTTTTGGAGGTGGTTTCGGAGGAGGTTTCGGAGGACGCGGCGGTGGACGGGGTGGTTTCGGAGGCCGAGGGGGCGGCAGGGGCGGTGGCTTCAGGGGAGGACGTGGAGGAAGAGGCGGCGGCGGCGGCTTCAGAGGAGGAAGAGGCG